From one Physeter macrocephalus isolate SW-GA chromosome 18, ASM283717v5, whole genome shotgun sequence genomic stretch:
- the LOC102984380 gene encoding C-C chemokine receptor type 2: MDGNDTFPQFSHNVLSTSHSLFTTNIKGNDEEPTTSYDYDYSEPCQKTAVGQTEARLLPPLYSLVFIFGFVGNLLVVLILINCKKLKSMTDIYLLNLAISDLLFIITIPFWAHYAADQWVFGNVMCKFFTGLYHIGYFGGIFFIILLTIDRYLAIVHAVFALKARTVTFGVVTSGVTWVVAVFASLPGIIFIKSQEEHSGYACAPYFPLGWKNFHTIMRSILGLVLPLLVMIVCYSGILKTLLRCRNEKKRHKAVRLIFVIMIVYFLFWAPYNIVLLLSTFQVFFGLSNCTNSSQLDQAMQVTETLGMTHCCINPIIYAFVGEKFRRYLSVFFRKHVAKHLCKQCPVFYRETGDRVSSTYTPSTGEQEVSAVL; encoded by the coding sequence ATGGATGGCAATGATACGTTTCCCCAGTTCAGCCACAATGTGCTTTCCACATCTCATTCTCTGTTTACAACGAATATCAAGGGGAACGATGAAGAACCCACCACTAGTTATGACTATGATTACAGTGAGCCCTGCCAAAAGACCGCCGTGGGACAAACTGAAGCCCGGCTCCTGCCCCCGCTCTACTCGCTGGTGTTCATCTTTGGTTTTGTGGGCAACTTGCTGGTCGTCCTCATCCTGATCAACTGCAAAAAGCTGAAAAGCATGACTGACATCTACCTGCTCAACTTGGCCATCTCTGACCTCCTTTTCATCATCACCATCCCGTTCTGGGCTCACTATGCTGCAGACCAGTGGGTCTTTGGGAACGTGATGTGTAAATTTTTCACAGGGCTGTATCACATTGGTTATTTTGGTGGAATCTTCTTCATCATCCTCTTGACAATCGACAGGTACCTGGCTATTGTCCATGCTGTGTTTGCTTTAAAAGCCAGGACGGTCACCTTTGGGGTGGTGACAAGTGGGGTCACCTGGGTGGTGGCTGTGTTCGCCTCTCTCCCAGGAATCATCTTTATCAAATCCCAAGAAGAACATTCTGGTTATGCCTGCGCCCCTTATTTTCCACTAGGATGGAAGAACTTCCATACAATAATGAGAAGCATCTTGGGCCTGGTGCTGCCACTGCTTGTCATGATCGTCTGCTACTCGGGAATCCTAAAAACCCTGCTTCGGTGTCGCAACGAGAAGAAGAGGCACAAGGCCGTGAGGCTCATCTTCGTGATCATGATTGTCTACTTTCTTTTCTGGGCTCCCTACAACATCGTCCTTCTTCTGAGCACCTTCCAGGTATTCTTTGGCCTGAGTAACTGTACGAACAGCAGTCAGCTGGACCAAGCCATGCAGGTGACCGAGACCCTAGGGATGACACACTGCTGCATCAACCCCATCATCTATGCCTTCGTCGGGGAGAAGTTCAGAAGGTATCTCTCTGTGTTTTTCCGAAAGCACGTTGCCAAACACCTCTGCAAACAATGCCCAGTTTTCTACAGGGAGACAGGAGATCGAGTGAGTTCAACATATACCCCTTCCACTGGGGAGCAGGAAGTCTCGGCTGTTTTGTAG